In the Pirellulales bacterium genome, CGGCTTGGCCGCAATTCTCAGGTTGAAGCAATTTCTACCGCCGCGCAAACCGCTCGTCTTCCAGGCCCAGGCGCTTCATCTTTTTGTAGAGCGTCGTGCGGTTGATGCCCAGTTCCTGAGCGGTGGCCTGGCGATTCCAGTTATTGCGCTCGAGTACTTCCAAAATAATTTGCTTTTCCGGGGCGGTCATGGCCTGCTTCAAATTGCGGCCCGGCTCGGGATGGGCCGAAAGCGGGGCCTCGGCCGCCAATTGCGGCGGCAAATCTTCCACTTGCATCGTGTCGGTTTTCCCCAGCAGCACGGCCCGTTCGACCACATTTTGCAATTCCCGCACGTTGCCCGGCCAGCGGTAACGCTGCAAAGCGGTCAGGGCGTCGTCAGCAAAGCCATTCACTTTGCGGCCCGATTCCTCGCAAACTTCGTCGAGAAAATGCTTGGCCAACAGCGGAATGTCGCTCAGGCGTTCTCGCAGCGGCGGCAGCTCGATGTTGATCACATTCACGCGGTAATACAAATCTTGTCGAAAGCGTCCTTCGGCCACAGCTTTCGAAAGGTCTTCGTTGGTCGCTAAAATCACGCGGCAATCGGTGCGAATGGTTTTGCTTCCGCCGACTGGCTCAAACTCGAACTCTTGCAACACCCGCAGCAGCTTTACTTGCATGGCCGCGCTGGCGGTGCTGATTTCGTCCAGGAAAATCGTCCCGCCGTCAGCCAGCTTGAACTTGCCGACTTTGTCTCCCGTCGCGCCCGTGAACGAACCGGCCACGTGGCCGAACAGTTCGCTCTCCAGCAGCGTCTCCGGCAACGCCCCGCAAGCGACTTCCACAAACGGTTTGTCGCGCCGGGCACTGTGGCGATGAATCGCTCGGGCCACCATCGATTTGCCCGTTCCGCTTTCGCCGGTGATCAGCACCGTGGCTTTGGTATCGGCCACGCTTTCAATCATGTCGAAAATGCGGCGCATGCGGTGATCGTGCCCGACGACATTTTCGATGCCGAACCGCATGTCGAGTTGGGCCTTCAAGTTTTTGTTTTCTTCCAGCACTTCGCGCTGATTTAAGGCCCGGTGAATGGCCAGCTCCAGTTCTTCGTCGATCAAGGGCTTAGTGAGCAGATCGAACGCTCCGGCCCGAATGGCTTCGATCGCCGTTTCCACCGTGCCGTAGCCAGTGACCAGAATCACGGGCACGGCCGGGTTGCGCTGTCGTGAATAAGCCAGCACTTCAAAACCATCGCGCTCGCCCAGTCGAATGTCGACCAACAACAGGTCGTATGTTTTGCGATCCACGGCTGCCACCGCCGAGGCATAGTCGCCGGCGACGTCCACTTTGTAACCCTGCTCCCGCAGCCAATCGGCCATGGAAGTTAAAACGTGTCGGTCGTCATCAACCAGCAGGAGCGAGCCTTTTTTCATGAAATCACCATCGCGGCAGCCTCAAAGGTATGCAAACAACAACCGCGCTATAAAATTGCCGACAGCGGAGGTAAACAGTAAATCCGTCGAAGTTTATCTACGTCACAGGTGCACAACGTCAACGCGGGCGCAAGGTTTGCAGCGGGGGAGTTTCGAAAGTGACGGTTGTAGGAAATAATCGGGCAAAGGCCGCTTACTGATCCTTGGGAGTAAAACCATGATTATCGCCGTCGGTTGCGACCATGCCGGTTTTGCCATGAAACAGCATGTGATGGAACAAGTGCGGGCCGACGGTCACAGCGTGCTGGAATGCGGCGCACTTAACTTGGTGCCGGACGACGATTATCCCGATTACGCCCTGGCCGTGGCCGAATCCGTTCGCAGTGGCCGCACTCAACGCGGCATTGTCGTCTGCGGCAGCGGCGTGGGTGTCAGCGTGGCGGCGTGCAAAGTTCCCGGCATTCGCGCCGCCATGTGCCACGACACCTTCTCCGCCCGACAAGGCGTCGAAGATGATTCGATGAACGTGCTTTGCCTGGGCGCCCGCGTCATCGGTCCCGAATTGGCCAGCGAAGTCATCCGGGCATTTTTGGCGGCGGAGTTCTCCGGCGCGGCCCGGCATCAGCGACGCTTGGACAAAGTCAAAAAAATCGAAGCCGACGCCATTGCGGGAAAACTATGAATGTTACGCCGCACAACGCCTGCCATTCTGGCGACTGTGCCATCTGAAACAAAACCGAGTTTGAATCGATAAAATAGCCGCCGCGCTTTGCATATGGCGAGAACCCAGCAACGTTCCACCGTGGCAAGCCACTCCAATTCGTTTAGAGATGATGCGCGGTCCATGCAGTCAAGGCGGATGGCGTGGGCTGGTGCCGCCCTGCTTGTTGGGCTGACGTGCGTCGCTTATTGGCCCGCCCTGCACGGTGATTTTATCTTCGACGACGAGGCGCTAATTTCGCAAAGCAAAGTCATTGCGCTTCCCCATGGTTTATATCGTATTTGGTTCACCACCGAACCGCAGGACTATTGGCCCGTTACGAATACTTCGTTTTGGTTGGAGTGGCGGCTCTGGGGCGAAGATTCCACCGGCTATCATTGCACGAATTTAGCGTTGCACATTGCCTGTTCGCTGTTGCTCTGGGCGGTGCTGCGGAACTTGGCCGTCCCTGGAGCGTACCTGGCGGCGCTGTTGTTCGCATTGCACCCGGTAAATGTCGAATCGGTCGCCTGGATCGCCCAGCGGAAAAACCTGCTGGCGCTGTTGTTTTTTCTGATTTCGCTGGGGTCCTTTTTGCAAACAGGCTTAATCGAAATTGCGCGACGTAAAATCACGAAGGAAAACATTTGGTACTGTTTGAGCCTGCTGGCTTTTGTTCTCTCCATGCTTAGCAAAGGCTCGGTCGCGGTTTTCCCATTCATATTACTGCTGTTGATCTGGTGGAAGCGCAGAAGCATTGGAGTTGCCGATGGCGTCCGTATCGCACCATTTTTTGTCATCTCGATATTATTGACGCTTTTGAATATTTGGTTTCAAACACATATTGGGAAGATCGATATCATCCGCCTCGATTTCTTACAGCGCTGTTTGGGAGCGGGCGGGGTCATCTGGTTTTATTTGGCGAAAGCGGTTGTGCCGGTTCATTTATTGTTTGTTTATCCGCAGTGGGACATTTCAGCCGTTAATCCGCTGTGGTGGTTGCCGCTCTTGGCCGCGCTCGTGGTGACCGGATTGTTGTATTGGCAGCGAAACAGTTTTTTTGGACGTCCTTTGTTCGTGGCGTGGCTGTTTTGGTGCATCGCTTTGCTCCCCGTAATGGGTTTTACCGACGTGGGCTACATGCAACA is a window encoding:
- a CDS encoding sigma-54 dependent transcriptional regulator, which gives rise to MADWLREQGYKVDVAGDYASAVAAVDRKTYDLLLVDIRLGERDGFEVLAYSRQRNPAVPVILVTGYGTVETAIEAIRAGAFDLLTKPLIDEELELAIHRALNQREVLEENKNLKAQLDMRFGIENVVGHDHRMRRIFDMIESVADTKATVLITGESGTGKSMVARAIHRHSARRDKPFVEVACGALPETLLESELFGHVAGSFTGATGDKVGKFKLADGGTIFLDEISTASAAMQVKLLRVLQEFEFEPVGGSKTIRTDCRVILATNEDLSKAVAEGRFRQDLYYRVNVINIELPPLRERLSDIPLLAKHFLDEVCEESGRKVNGFADDALTALQRYRWPGNVRELQNVVERAVLLGKTDTMQVEDLPPQLAAEAPLSAHPEPGRNLKQAMTAPEKQIILEVLERNNWNRQATAQELGINRTTLYKKMKRLGLEDERFARR
- the rpiB gene encoding ribose 5-phosphate isomerase B → MIIAVGCDHAGFAMKQHVMEQVRADGHSVLECGALNLVPDDDYPDYALAVAESVRSGRTQRGIVVCGSGVGVSVAACKVPGIRAAMCHDTFSARQGVEDDSMNVLCLGARVIGPELASEVIRAFLAAEFSGAARHQRRLDKVKKIEADAIAGKL
- a CDS encoding tetratricopeptide repeat protein is translated as MAWAGAALLVGLTCVAYWPALHGDFIFDDEALISQSKVIALPHGLYRIWFTTEPQDYWPVTNTSFWLEWRLWGEDSTGYHCTNLALHIACSLLLWAVLRNLAVPGAYLAALLFALHPVNVESVAWIAQRKNLLALLFFLISLGSFLQTGLIEIARRKITKENIWYCLSLLAFVLSMLSKGSVAVFPFILLLLIWWKRRSIGVADGVRIAPFFVISILLTLLNIWFQTHIGKIDIIRLDFLQRCLGAGGVIWFYLAKAVVPVHLLFVYPQWDISAVNPLWWLPLLAALVVTGLLYWQRNSFFGRPLFVAWLFWCIALLPVMGFTDVGYMQHSRVADHYQHLALISVVALAAAGASYWQHHSHGLLNALAKLTPIVVVGVFTALTWLQSSLYANPRALYQATLKENPRSSLAIALLAGVEAKAGNTDAASEDFQQALQINPDYVDAHYALAQNLLEKSNQQKDRKWLKAALAQFQDAVRLKPDVADYRNDYAMALAADGQTDESLAQLEAGFRADPNHLGINFNLTNAYAHRQRWAEALALAKHALSLAQDEGNTEMIHNIEDQLRALNEILTPANPGTPPQADTPEDKASRP